The Ictidomys tridecemlineatus isolate mIctTri1 chromosome 1, mIctTri1.hap1, whole genome shotgun sequence DNA window GCATGCATCAACTGAGGAGCTAAAGTGGGATTAGCATCCTTTGCAAAAATGCCTTGATGTTTGAGAATTATTGGtgatgtgtttgctgagattttatggAATCTGTTAGTGGGGCCCAGTTGCAGGTCTGCATGGGGTCAGCTTGTGTCCACTGTGGACAAAGCAGCTGGTACAGGCATGACAATGTCAGCCTCACAGGTGTTTTGGAGACTTGGAAAGAAAGGGTTCTGAACAATGTGCCTTTCTTGTCCCTACAGAAGGAGAGGACAGAGCGGCTTGTCATCTCTCCCTTGAATCAGTTACTGAGCATGTTTACAGGGCCCCACAAGTTGGTACAGAAGCGCTTTGACAAGCTTCTGGACTTCTACAACTGCACAGAACGGGCAGAGAAGTTAAAGGACAAGAAGACCCTGGAGGAGCTCCAGTCTGCCCGGAACAACTACGAGGCCCTGAATGCACAGCTGCTGGATGAGCTGCCCAAGTTCCAGCAGTATGCCCAGGGCCTCTTCACCAACTGCATCCACGGCTACGCCGAAGCCCACTGCGACTTTGTGCAGCAGGCGCTGGAACAGTTGCAGCCACTCCTTTCAGTGAGTCCTTTACCCTCTGTGGGAAAGCCATCTCTGAAGTTCTGGGGCTTTTCTGAGAGCGCACAGTGGGGTTTTTCAAAAGGTTATCCGAACTAGTGGGATTCAGTGTGACATTCAGTCCAGcccttcagaatttttttttttttttttttttaaagagagaggggggagagagaatttttaatatttattttttagttcttggcacacacaacatctttgttggtatgtggtgctgaggatcgaacccgggccgcacgcatgccaggcgagcgcgctaccgcttgagccacatccccagcccttcttcagAAATTCTTGATCTCTTGATGGTGCCCTGAATGAAACCTGGGGCTTTTAAAACTTTCTCCACCTTGAGCAATCACTGGAAGTGCTGCCACCCAGGCGGTGATGCAGAGCACCTCCTCTCTTATGTTGTCTGCGGTTGGTAGCTCACACCGGCAAACTGCAGTAGAACTCCAGCTTCCAGTTGGTTCTAAAGAGGCTCTGTTGATCCCAGGGATCTTTCATCCCTATTCTCTCATTTCCTGTCTCATCTCTTTCCATCAACTCCAGTTACTCAAAGTTGCCGGCAGAGAGGGGAACCTGATCGCCATCTTCCATGAGGAGCACAGCAGGGTTATGCAGCAACTCCAGGTCTTCACCTTCTTCCCAGAGTCTCTCCCAGTTACCAAAAAGCCTTTTGAGAGGAAAACAACAGACCGCCAGTCAGCTCGAAAGCCCCTCCTGGGCCTGGTGAGTATGGACTGAGAGGTAGCACAGCCTTGGGGTTAAGAGTATGAACTCCAAATGGGCATAGTGGCAAACCCCTGctattccagctactcaggaggccgaggcagaaggatcacaagttcaaggccagcttgggcaacttagtgagactctgtctcaaaataacaattttaaaaaggctggggtagcttagcagtagagagcttgtctagcatgtgtgaggccctgtattcaattcctgggatggggtggggagaatGGAGTGTGAACTCTAGAGCTGGACCATCTGGGTTCATCAGGACGGATGCTTACTCACTGTCCTTGAGCGTGTTACTTCTGTTCTAGGCCTTAGTTCCTCATCTCTAGACATTGATGATGACTGTACCTACATCATAGGGTTCTCACATGTTAAAATGAGTTAATATACGGAAAGCACTTAGAAAATGTCTGGCATGCCGAATGAgttggtacacacctgtaatcccagtggcttgggaggctgaggcaggaggattatgagttcaaagccagcctcagcaatttagcaaggctaagcaactcagggaggccctgtctctaaatataaaaacgtactgggaatgtggcttaatgggttcaatccccagtaccaaaaaataaaagaaaatccctGACATAATAAGTTTTATGCAAGTATCATATCATCCTCCTCCTCAGTGTTGGTGGACGTGGCTGTGTCTCTATAGGTAATCAGTTTATATTGGGCATCATCTGTCACTGGCTCCATGCCTCCATTTACTTTTCCTGAGCATCAGCACTGTGCCTCCTGGTACATGATAATAGCCATCTGTAGTTTCCTCACACCTGATAAATCATGTCAAGCTTGGCTCTTAGTGAAGTATTAATACATTGATTGAAGGGTATATTCTGCTAGGCCTGCCAATTTTTGATCATGAGTTAGAAAGGTATTTTGGCCAGTTAATCATCAACTGCTTTTATAACTCAGTTCTTCCATATTTTAAACATTGGGGTAAGGAACAACAGATTATATGGGCTCATAATCTAAAAATATGCTGCTATGCCTTTGCTAATGATATTTTTGCTCTTTATAATCCCATAGATTTTTAGATTACCTTAAAAGGGAGAACCAAATTTATTATTacctttagtttttctttttatgactgtTACTTGTTTTTTATAGATAGTAAAGTCAAGATAGAGAAACTCAATTATTTAGATGCATCTAGCAAATTATAAGACAACCCAGTGATATTACTTAggcattttgattttttcttaaCTACAAAGGTGCCAAAGCATTACGAAGAGGCCATGAGATTTGCCTAGTTACACGGGCTTACTCAGTTATGAAAGCATCTGATGGGGTGGTGAGCGGTTGATGGTTAGTGCCTCCCTTCTCAGACTCTGCAAGATGAAATTAAATATGGCTGCTAGGGTAATGGCCAGGCAGGGCTTCTTGTTGATGTGCCTCTTATGTTGCCTTTCAGCCAAGTTACATGCTACAATCAGAAGAACTCAAAGCCTCCCTGCTGGCAAGGTATCCCCCTGAGAAGCTCTTCCAGGCAGAACGGAACTTCAATGCTGCTCAGGACTTGGATGTCTCACTTTTGGAAGGTGACCTGGTGGGTGTGATCAAAAAGAAAGACCCCATGGGCAGTCAGAACCGCTGGCTGATTGACAATGGAGGTAAGCATTTTGGATATCAGATGAAAGGAACTAAAGTAGGAAAACAACCCGAAAAGTCCTCTTCAGCTCTGGAGAATGTTCATGTCAGATcattaccaaaacaaaaccaacctgttttggttctgttttgaCAAATTCCAGAAGAGCTTCTGGGACTTATCTTGCAAGATCTTGCCATGCTTTATATGTTGTCCACACAGTGGGGCTGCCTGGTGGAACCCCGTCGCAAGCCCCAGGATAAGCTGCCTTCTCCACTTTCTGTAAATTTGCCTTTGTGGATTGGAAACCTGtggattttgtttactttttaaattttctccctataaacaattttaactatttagggaatgatttttaaaacaactcaAGGGGGGTTTTCAGAATTCAAATAAGATTACAAATAATAACATTAGTCTATTATCCTTTTTCCATGATTCCAAAAATCCAAAAAGCTTTGAAAAATAGAAGTATTTTTAGTAACTTTTTGCCAAATTCTGAACAAAGCAATGTGCGACTAATTATAATCCTAGTTTAACATTGTTGCTGTGGAGAGTTTAAGCATTGTGTGCCCAAGGACAGAAGGACAGCCCCTTGTAAAAGTGAGCTTATGCTGTACGTGAGCTCTGTGTATTTGAACTCCGATGAACACCTTTCTACTGAACAATGTTCACAGTAtcccaaatcattttttttttttaaatggtattggggattgaactcaggggtgctctctactatatccccagcctcttatagttttttattttgaggtagtgttttgttaagttgctgaggctggcttcaaacttgtaatgAGGTCTTGTATGAGGAGCTCCTCGACACAAGGATGGTCTTCAGGTCCCTCTTTGCCACACGTAGTATTGTTGAACATACACTCTGCAGAGTCTTTTCCTTAGCCATGGTCTAGATGATCTACTAAGTTCTTTgtacacccagtctcaaacatgtagttttattttggggtttttatgtttggttttgttttgttttgtgtgtgtgtgtgtttggtacaggggtttaacccaggggcacttaaccacagccacattcccagtctttttttttttttttttttttattgcttagggcctcactaagttgctaaggctggttttgaactcagtcctcctgcttcagcctcccaaaagctgctggattataggcatgtgccaccaagcccagcattTTTTAATTACTAGCCTCTCCATTGTCCACAGGCCTCCTATTACTCCTGTTATAAGATTGTGACAAGAATGAATTGACAGGTAGCCATAGCTTTTCATTCTATCCATGTCCCTTGGATCCTAGGATTGAATATTCTGGTCTGTTTTGTCACTAGGCATCTTATTTTGTTGCTACCATCAACCTAGCTTTTAAACCAGTTTCTCACTGTTGGTTCCCTGCTTTTTGCCTCCCTCTGCCTTCTGCTATATCTGTAGTCACCAAAGGCTTTGTGTACAGCTCCTTCTTGAGGCCGTATAATGCTCGACGCTCAGATGCCTCTGTGGGCAGCCACTCCTCCACTGAGTCAGAGCATAGTGGCTCCTCCCCCAGATTCCCACGACAGAACAGCAACAGCACCTTAACCTTCAACCCCAGCAGCATGGCCGTGTCCTTTACATCTGGGCCTTGCCCAAAGCAGCCTCAAGATGCATCTTTATTGAAGGAGTATGACCAAGGAATTCTCAGTGCATCCTTGAACCTGAGGAGTCCAGAGAGTGGCCTTTCCAGGTGCCCTTCAGATCCAGACCCCGACCCCACCTGCCAGCCCAGGCCAGGGGACTCTGTCGATGCGGCCAGAGATATAAACCAACCTGCTGCCGCCCTGAGGAGCTGCTGCCGAAGCTCAAGGCATCCAGAGGTGGTTGGTTCCTCTGTACCCGGACGAAATGGGCAAGGTAGAGACCTTGTAAAAGGATGTACACGAGCAGCCCAGGCTCTGGAAGATAGAAATGAAGAGCCGGAGAGCAGTGAGGCAAAGGGCAACCAGGTAAGTGCCCCGGCTTACCCCAGTGGGAGTGGGCACAGGAGATGTGGAGGCAGAAGCCTGCCCAGACCTGGGGGTGATCTGAGAGCCCACAGATAGATCTTACCCAGCACGCAGGAACCTCCctgccttaccactgagcaccTTCTGTGATAGCAAAAGGGGTCCAGAGAGCGCCTGAGAACTATCTCAGGGCAGTAAAAAGGTGTCCTGATGAAACCTTTTTTCACTCTTTCAGTTCTAGCTCTTCCAGCTTACTAGTTGTTCTTATGTTGTATAAAGCTTGCTATTTAacctagttttgttttttagttcaaaaaaagtgttttatatgtagaatttagaaatgaaattCCAGCACTATTTGagtttcttttcctatttttgtaaTGACCTGTCCCTATCTTGTGAATTTGAGTagagcctttattttttttttattttttattttttgagagaattttttttttaatatttattttttagttttcggcggacacaacatctttgtttgttgtatgtggtgctgaggatcgaaccagggccgcacgcatgccaggctagcgcgctactacttgacccacatccccagcccctgagtagAGCCTTTatatcttgtattttttaaacgcactttgtttttaagaaaaaaaaaaaactgttttcagaTTCACAACTGGGAGATTTCTGGTTAAGTCCTTTGGTTTTCTTTGAATCTGCCCTATTCACTATGGGATCCTCCAGCCATGTATAACTAtctaaacttaaaaattaagattaaaaattcaattctCCGTCTCACTGGCCACATTTAAGTGTTCAGTAGCCGAATGCAGCTACAGAAACACCCCTACCGCCCACCCCCAACATGTTCCATGGACAGCAAAGCACGCTCCATTTCTAACTCATACTCTCTCCCCGCACAGGTCTATTTTGCTGTTTACACCTTCAAGGCACGAAACCCAAATGAATTGAGTGTGTCAGCCAATCAGAGACTCAGAATCCTGGAGTTCAAAGATGTCACAGGCAATACAGAGTGGTGGTTAGCTGAAATTAACGGGAAGAAAGGCTATGTCCCATCCAACTATATCCGCAAAGCCGAGTACACCTGAGCCTGGTGTGCCTGCCGCTCAACCCTGCTGCCTTGGCTTTCAGTCTGCTGAAAGGTTCTGGTGGGCCGCCAAAAGGCACCTGCGCCCAAGACCCAGGCCCTGCCACATTGCTTAACCGTGTCATGGTAGGGCACAAGACAAGTCTTGTTCTCCTTGATTGGGTTGTAAACCTTGATGCTCACTAGAATTTCTAGAATTTGAAATGGACCCTGGGGCTTGCCAGTGATTCAGTGACCATGAGAAGAGAGGCAAGTGCAGGGGTCGGCCTTTGGAAGTGAGAAATTTCCGGTCAGAAGACCAGTGTTCTGTATATGCAGGAAGCTGTGCTGGCATCGGTTGTAACCCACTGAGTCTGGGGTGGCCCCGTGCTCCACGATCACCTGACCTGAAGCTGTGACTTGGATGAAGTAAAGCCAGGCTCGGGGAGCCCCTTTAGGTTGGGATTCTGCTGGTGGCAAGGAGCTTGTCAGGATTGCACAGAGCCTGGTGTTCTTCTGAGAGACCTCCAGTGTCTAGCACacattttctctgtctctcttcataCACAAATACCCCCGATTTACTAAGCCGCTAAAACTATTTCACTGTGTTCCGAGATTGGTTATACAAAATTGGTTATACAAAACTCAACCGCTTTCTTCTACCAAGAAGTGTTTAaggtcttcattttcctttcatcTGAAAGTTCCTCCCTTGCTAGATGCATCTGTGTGCCGTCTTGTGGCCACCTCTCCCTGTACTGAGTAACCGATAGAATTCTCTAGAATAACGGGGTCAGAGCTCCAGTCATCCATTAAAAGTATTGGTTCTATATTAATCTCAAACCAGTCAGCCTGGTGGAAGATTAGGTGCCTTTTTCCTTCAAAATACACTACCACCATTTGGTTATATCTGCAGGTACAGAAGACAGCCCATGGGACTTAGGAGTCAGGATACACGGTCCCAGAAGTAGCTCATCCTAGATTAGTTTCACCACTAACCTCCATGCTTCAGAGACAATACTGAAAGCCAAACAGATTCCAAAGTGCCTCTCAAGACCCCCCGCCCATCCAGTCACAGGAAGATTCTTGCTAATCTCTTACCCTAAGAATCTGTCCCTAAAAATCCTGTTTTAGCAGAGCTCCTGTACTTGAGATCTTCCCTAGATATGAAGCCTAGCTTGGAATTTGAAACTGAAATTTGTTtaagaaaaggaattaaaaacagcctTACAGCCACTACTCCTCCAACCCCACATTTGGCcttaaaatcctggtgaatcaGGAGACCCCCATAGACTCCTTGGCCACAGCATCTGCTGGTGTCGGGCAGTAATGCAAGGTCTCCTGTGAAAAGTGTTTATATTTGGAGATGTCTATATTTAAGtagttattttctaaataaaagctTTTCTAATGGCCATGAGtatgttttcttgatttccttcTATGTTTAAGCTGaacatttttctcaaatttatcTGGTCAAATAGTTCAACAGTTTCCGTTGCTGCAGGTGGTTCCCTAAAGCCATTCTTTACTGTCAACACTAGCAGGATAGGAAAGCTGAAATCTCCAGCTGAAATCCTAAGGGATGAAATGTTTCTAATATTTCAGGTTTGGGTATACTAAATACAACAGAGATTAACAAGGTCACACAGTAGCAGTTCAGGCAAGGTtgggggcagaggaggaggagtggtAGCAGAGAGATTGAGGACAGAAGAGTGACAAAGCAATTGCCTCACTTGCTTTTCTTCCTTacaactgggaattgaacccaggagtcttgtaagctagacaagcactccaccactgagctgcattccccagccctttttatttttttgagacagggtctcactaagttggccaggctgaccttaaacttaccatccttctgcctcagtctcctgagtaactgggattacactGCTCAACATTGACATTGAGCAATAGAAAATGTGACTGCAggagctggggacgtggctcaagtggtagcggcGTTTGCCtggcattcatgaggcactgggtttgattctcagcaccacataaaaataaaaataaagatattgtatccacctaaaaccaaaaaaataaaatatattttaaaaaatgtgactgCATAGGCAGACAAGGAAAGAAGCTTATAGGTCATTATAGaccattctttcattttataagCTAGGAAAGTGGTTGAGGTCATTCTGAATTGCCAAAGTCACACATCAAGATTCTGGTGAGTTTAAATGTGGGTCACAGGCTCTCTGAGTCTTGACACTTAATAGCTGCCCGACTTTCGCAGTTGGCCTAACCCATGATTGTTTCCTCATCTAGTGTAGAGGTAGTAATACTGTCCACCTCAGAGGACTGTGTAAGGAATGAGTGAGTCAACACTGCAGAATGCTAGATCAGGACATCAGCAAGATGATGGATAGGATTTTCCAGCACTCATCCCCCAGGGAAATGTCAATTTCAACAATTCATCATGCATGAAATGCCTTCTTAAGAGCTAAGGAAACCAGGTTAGATGTCACAGCACCTGGGCATAGTATAGAAATAAAAGAGTAGGAAGGGCAGTTGTACCTTAACTAAACCACCCCTCTCAGCCCCAGGCAGCAAGGCATAAAGAGAGACGCCCTCTGGTGGGGGAAAGAGGGAAGCGAGTACAGCATTGCCTCAGACTTCAACCCAGTAAAACCCTACTCCAGGCAGCCCCAGCAGCCCCAGACTGCAGGCTGATATCTGCAGGTTGATACTCTAACTATTTGCAGTATAGACAATTGATAGGAGAACATCTGGAAAATACTAAACACTCAAGTTTGCTCAAGACTTCATGCCCGCCCATCTTTGTTAGAGGAATAGTAATGGCTTCTGTATCTTTTCTGAACCTGTTGGCTGGAAGCTCTGGGATATGCCATTCCCAGCTCTCCAGCTTGGGGAAAGTGTAGACAAGGGCAGGAAAATAATGAGTATGGGAAGAAGTTAAGCAGAGGACTTAAACATAGCCTCATGCTTTGTATGATATGTTCAATTGAGTCAGTCCCTCTACCTATACTCTATACTCAATTTAAAGCTTTGAGGAAGAGAAACTCAGAATACAGTCCTGCATGAAGAATGTTTTAACCAGAAGCTGGTTTTTACTAGCTGATGGTCACTCCCACAATATCCTCCTCACCCAAAGCATCCACCATCACACCGCCCTCCAGCTCTACTGATCTGCCAGAAGACTAGTAATGTGAAAGGATCAAATCAGATGGAGGAAAGCCAAAAAGATCAAGGCCTTCGTGAGCAGCACCATTCTTAACTTTTGTCCCTCTCTGGGCTTCAAAACAAACCTTTTACTTAATAAACAGCTCCCTTCAAGGCAGTGAAGAGTAGTAGAGGCCGTTACTACAAATTTCTTGAGGATGTGGAAGGAGAGGATAACCTACATGTCTTAAAGCAAAACTTCCTATAAAAATTATTgtcctgggcatggtggcacacaccgtaatcccagctatttgggagtctgaggcaggaggatggaaagtttgaggccaacctaggcaacttagacccggtctcaaaatacaaaattttaaaaggggctggcTCAGTGCTACAGCACTTGCCaaacatgtgcgaggccctggctTCAGCCCCCAGTAccactcaaacaacaacaaaaatccttcAAACATCTCTTGACCCCAAACTTCGCCTTCATCTAGCATCAGTCTGACTCTTCCTCTTACATTTTCCAATTCAAAATCCCTCTCCACTCAATTCCCTATTACCAAGCCGATTCTCTTCAGTTTCTCCCCtgtccccgcccccaccccaccatctctgctcccatttgttttttaggtcAATTTAGTTTTTTGTATCTACATCTGCCCCAGTTATCCCTAATAACattgcaacaaaacaaaaacctgatgTTCAAGCTATGCAAACTCCCTCTAAATATGAGATGGGAGTGATTACAAagctttttttatattctatatgaTGCCAGTGTTCCTTGATCTCAGGGAATATCCCGTGGCACACAATATCACATCCTCAAGAGATTCTGAAAACATTCTACAATCAGGATCTCAGAGGTCAAAACATCTTCCACTCAGTAAGCCAGGcaatgtgtattattattattgtatttcaCTCCTCCCAACAATGCTTTAAGATAGGTAGAAGTGACAAAATCGATGCTCAAAAGATAAGAAATGTGACCAAATTTACCCAGATAGAAATCACAAAACATAATTTAACCCCCCTACAAAAACAGTTTGAAAAACTCTCCACACATGAAAATATCTTCACAAGAACTGAAGAAACCAAGTGAGATTTTATAGCACCTGGTATaattcagaaataagaaaaagacaatgaAGAAGATAAAAAGTCAGTTTACATTACCCACGTCACCCctttccccagccccaagcagcACAGCATGGAGATACCTCTTCTTGGGGAAAAGAATGGGAAGTGAGCAGCAGGACTTTGCTTCCAACCACAGCACTAGCACCCATGGGCCCAGTGGAGCCCAGGTCTGCCCCTTTGGACTCAGAATAGTTCCACAGATCCCGGCTGCAGACACGTTATGCCATCAGCCCTTTGGATTTGGGTACCAGACCCATCTTAGCACCTGGACAGCCCGCACCAACTCAAGACCCACCCTAGCACCAGGTCAGGCCCTGTGGATTCAGGCTTCAGGCCAGCCCCCATGGATACAGGCTCTGGCCCTCTTGCAGACCCATGCTCCAAAGCTCCCAACATGAATACAACCAACAAGTCCACCCAGTGGATCCAGGACCCAGGCCCCAACCCACAGATCCAGGTTCTAGGGCAGGCTAACTGCTGACAGAGATCAAGCTAGACTGCCTGAGGACTCCATCAGCAAGCTTGTTCATTCACCACACCAGATGGCCTGCCCACAGTGTTGTGCTGAGGGAGCCTTAAGCAACTTCATGGCTCTAGCTGTTTCCTGATCCCCAGGCACACAGAGCAAAGAGGGTCCCGAGAGGAACTTTGCCTGGCTTTGGCCAAGGTCCTGCAATCACTATCACTGATATGGCACTGCATATCCAGACCCTAACAGCCTCCACATCCAGTTTGCTAGCTTACTTCCTCCCAGGCGTGTCTTCAATTTCTGTCTGGAAACAGTTCTTCAGGTAAACTTCCATCCATGAGTCCTACAACAGGAATTGGTGGTGGGAATCTATCCATAAGATGCAGATTTCTGGCCTCCCTTCCTCTCAGGATTattgtgagaatcaaatgagatgaTGTCTGCAAATTTGTGGGAAATGTGAGCTCTAGAGGTACCTGGTTTCCATAAGGGTGAATATTGtgtcatgagtttttttttttttggggggttggggattgaacccagggccttgtgcatggaaggcaagcactctaccaactgagctatatccccagctctgttttattGATCGTGAAGCTTGGATTCTGTTTATATAGGTTCTACTTCAGAGCCAGGAATACAAACAGACCACAGAGGAACACAGTTGTGTTCTAAGCTATTTCCCTTGCAGAGCCTCATGTCTGAGGACCAAGAAACctcaagatttaaaaacattcaaaacccTCTTTCTAGTCACTACATGACTCTTTTTCGGGACTTTAAGCTCTCCCACATATTAGCACAACATGTTGAAGTGTTTACTGTTTTTTGTTTACAGGGTATGGCAGGACGCTCAGTGCCAGAGAGAAGGGATCTGAAATCTGTCTGCATTTCACCCTGCACTCTGGATGTTTTCTGCATTTGTTAGTAAAGATCACTATTAGTGTTTTGCATTTATCAAGAAGGGGCTTTTcctgccttgaatgtgtgaggcactaggttcaatcctcagcaccacatagaaataaagatattgtgtccatctacaatttggATATGGATACCCTAAGTAGCTTTTGCAAACTACTTAGGGTATCCATGCATTAACCCCATCTAAGGTATGGTTCTCAAGGAGAGAGAAGCAGATGGGGTGTTTTCCCAGAGGTAGCTTTTGGCATGGTGGTGGGAGGGAGTAAACACTCTGGTTAGAGTAGCAGCAATGGTTCATTTAAGAAATGAGAGCAGGCAGGCTTAGGGGACCCTGCAACACAACTGGAGGGAGAGGGTGGCAGGGGAGCAGAGAGGAGGTCTGCAGACTTTGCAGGACCATGTCATAAAACAATGACTGTGTGCTGCTATGCTTAGGTCACTTTAGGACATCCATGAGGAGTCAGATCAAGAATTTCGCACAGCAGTCCCCACTCAGGATCAGAGAGGCTGCTAGTGAGAGACTCTTAAATCAGCCATTGTTGAAATTAATATGACTCACTTTGAGAAGAGTTTTAACTACAGTGTTTCAGCTAAGAACTAGAAGAGACTTCCTCCAAATATGATCAAACTGAATAAGATCTTTACAAGTTGATAGAAGCATGTGTgtgatgggggggggggttaaCTTGGCATGATGGCAGCCATCTGGAGACATCAACACTATGATGGTCCACGAGTAACCCTGATTGGCTTTCCCTGCACAGTttctcaataaataaacaaaaccactATAGCAGTATATGGAGATTTCAGACTGAACCCTGGCACCAGGAATGTACCAAACTCTTCCATACTACTTTGAGATGAAACAGGTGTAACCATTTTGGATGAAggcacttttttattttccaaaatgcggggctgaggatcaaacccaaggcctcacatatcctaggcaggcactctaccactgagcccttgaAGTCACTTTTGTCCTGAGATATATCTCTATATAcctaaaaatatatctatatgaCCCTACTTTTGATCCAAATTTCGGGAATCCACTCGGTCTTGCTGCTACCCAGGATGGTGTTTCTTAAGTCCCCTGATAGACTCAAGATTGCAGTCTGTTTTCCTCTTGTCTATTGTCTCAGAGCATCTTGGGGTGGTTCTCATATGCTGGGACCAGATGTTCTGGAGCAGGATGTCAGGCATGAgcattaaccattttttttttttttttggcagtactggggattgaacccagagcatggcacatgctagccaagtgctccaTCCCTGAACTCCATCCCTagctcctttttaattttgaaacagagtcttaatttgcccag harbors:
- the Dnmbp gene encoding dynamin-binding protein isoform X7, with protein sequence MTLLSSQSSSLVAPSGSVSTENPEQRMLEKRAKVVEELLQTERDYIRDLEMCIERIMIPLQQAQVPNIDFEGLFGNMPMVIKVSKQLLAALEISNAVGPVFLDHRDELEGTYKVYCQNHDEAISLLEIYEKDEKIQKHLQNSLADLKTLYSEWGCTNYINLGSFLIKPVQRVMRYPLLLIELLNSTPESHPDKVPLTSAVLAVKEINVNINEYKRRKDLVLKYRKGDEDSLMEKISKLNIHSIIKKSNRVSSHLKHLTGFAPQIKDEVFEETEKNFRMQERLIKSFIRDLSLYLQHIRESACVKVVAAVSMWDLCMERGHRDLEQFEKVHRYISDQLFTNFKERTERLVISPLNQLLSMFTGPHKLVQKRFDKLLDFYNCTERAEKLKDKKTLEELQSARNNYEALNAQLLDELPKFQQYAQGLFTNCIHGYAEAHCDFVQQALEQLQPLLSLLKVAGREGNLIAIFHEEHSRVMQQLQVFTFFPESLPVTKKPFERKTTDRQSARKPLLGLPSYMLQSEELKASLLARYPPEKLFQAERNFNAAQDLDVSLLEGDLVGVIKKKDPMGSQNRWLIDNGVTKGFVYSSFLRPYNARRSDASVGSHSSTESEHSGSSPRFPRQNSNSTLTFNPSSMAVSFTSGPCPKQPQDASLLKEYDQGILSASLNLRSPESGLSRCPSDPDPDPTCQPRPGDSVDAARDINQPAAALRSCCRSSRHPEVVGSSVPGRNGQGRDLVKGCTRAAQALEDRNEEPESSEAKGNQVYFAVYTFKARNPNELSVSANQRLRILEFKDVTGNTEWWLAEINGKKGYVPSNYIRKAEYT